One region of Haloprofundus salilacus genomic DNA includes:
- a CDS encoding glycosyltransferase has translation MARILVLCSRLPYPLTGGAKLRMFYTACELAREHDVELLVVDEAPVDDTAVAKLESVFADVHVFSYPSYRFYLNTIPGLFSRHPLQAHYFHFGAVDAWLDEHEHRFDLLYCNHVRTTEYVQDRSTPKVVDLVDAISRNYREASQDSTGLWRFIYPLEWRRLRRYERRVVETFDRSFIITNADRSFIAEGASYPSLSVLPNGVKPELLERKPTALRAVESGPTLVFLGKMDYFPNEDAAIYFASEVFPLVRETYPAAEFLVVGSSPSDKVTVLDDIPGVTVTGFVENPREYLNLADVVVAPMRHGAGLQNKVLEAMALSRPIVVTSLAREGIKADNGRHLVVADNPQSFAAETTGLLSDVERRRRIGYAARDIVRSHYTWERVGKRLREAVREILELSRE, from the coding sequence ATGGCCCGCATACTCGTTCTCTGTTCTCGTCTCCCATACCCGCTGACCGGTGGGGCGAAACTCCGGATGTTCTACACTGCCTGCGAACTTGCGCGGGAGCACGACGTCGAACTGCTGGTCGTCGACGAAGCCCCGGTCGACGACACGGCGGTCGCTAAACTCGAATCGGTGTTTGCGGACGTCCACGTGTTCTCCTACCCGTCGTACCGGTTTTACCTAAACACGATTCCCGGTCTGTTTTCGCGGCATCCACTCCAGGCGCACTACTTCCACTTCGGAGCGGTGGACGCGTGGCTGGACGAGCACGAACACCGGTTCGACCTGTTGTACTGCAACCACGTCCGCACCACGGAATACGTCCAGGACCGTTCGACGCCGAAGGTGGTCGATCTTGTGGATGCCATCTCTCGAAACTACCGGGAGGCGAGCCAAGACTCGACCGGGCTCTGGCGGTTCATCTATCCGTTGGAGTGGCGGCGACTACGGCGGTACGAACGTCGGGTTGTGGAAACGTTCGACCGCTCGTTCATCATTACGAATGCCGACCGCTCGTTCATCGCCGAGGGCGCGTCGTACCCGTCGCTCTCCGTACTCCCGAACGGCGTAAAACCCGAACTTCTCGAACGCAAACCCACCGCCCTCCGCGCAGTGGAGTCGGGGCCAACGCTCGTCTTCCTCGGAAAGATGGATTACTTCCCAAACGAGGATGCGGCCATATACTTCGCCAGCGAGGTTTTTCCGCTGGTCCGCGAGACGTATCCGGCTGCCGAGTTCCTCGTAGTTGGTTCTAGCCCGAGTGACAAAGTGACCGTTCTTGATGACATTCCCGGCGTCACCGTCACAGGATTCGTTGAAAATCCTCGAGAGTATCTTAATCTGGCAGACGTAGTCGTTGCGCCAATGCGCCACGGTGCAGGATTACAGAACAAGGTCCTTGAAGCGATGGCACTCAGCCGCCCCATTGTGGTCACTTCCCTCGCTAGGGAAGGAATCAAGGCGGACAACGGACGACACCTTGTTGTCGCTGACAATCCGCAATCATTCGCCGCAGAAACTACTGGCCTACTATCGGATGTCGAACGTCGCCGACGGATTGGTTATGCGGCACGCGATATCGTCAGGTCCCATTACACATGGGAACGTGTCGGGAAACGTCTCCGTGAGGCCGTGAGGGAAATCCTCGAACTCTCCCGCGAGTGA
- a CDS encoding glycosyltransferase family 4 protein — protein sequence MTVGIDARSLAGNISGVGNYLQGVLSSDSFDLETTGYCTSIDELPLVNDAIRPFSIPPSEVISRALGPAAPAWWVNVTLPRVLRVDDIDCFLGPNFLKPIYCPVPSVIVVHDLVHRVHPAVHTAAYRAYLRTFLPLSIRTADHIVTVSESTRRDLQRFYDVPNSRVSVAPPAADDRFHPRTLSDDERYRLREEYNLPNEFVLFVGNVEPRKNVSTLVRALARLPESDRLPVVVVGQDHVPDPEFKDVLNAAWSEGLVYRPGYVPDDDLPLLYNLASVFVYPSLYEGFGIPPLEAMQSGTPVVTSDRSSLPDVVGDAGVTVDPTDPDALADAITRLLTDSDLAQTYRERGLARAEQFSWKSTALTISDALNKVRRD from the coding sequence GTGACTGTCGGTATCGACGCCCGATCGCTCGCTGGCAATATCTCAGGTGTTGGTAATTACCTCCAGGGGGTTCTTTCATCAGATTCCTTTGACTTAGAAACTACAGGTTACTGTACATCCATCGATGAACTCCCGCTTGTCAATGACGCTATTCGACCTTTTTCGATTCCTCCTTCCGAAGTGATCTCCCGCGCCCTTGGTCCCGCCGCGCCGGCGTGGTGGGTGAACGTGACCCTCCCACGAGTCCTCCGCGTAGACGACATCGACTGTTTCCTCGGCCCAAACTTCCTCAAACCTATCTACTGCCCCGTGCCGAGCGTCATCGTCGTCCATGATCTCGTTCACCGCGTCCACCCCGCGGTTCACACCGCTGCGTACCGCGCGTACCTCCGAACGTTCCTCCCGCTTTCGATCCGCACCGCCGACCACATCGTCACCGTTTCCGAGAGCACGAGACGCGACCTCCAGCGGTTCTACGATGTCCCCAACTCGAGGGTATCTGTCGCGCCGCCCGCTGCAGACGACCGTTTCCACCCGCGCACCCTCTCCGACGACGAACGCTACAGGCTACGTGAGGAGTACAACCTCCCCAACGAGTTCGTATTGTTCGTCGGGAACGTCGAGCCCCGGAAGAATGTCTCGACGCTGGTCCGTGCACTTGCACGGCTTCCTGAGTCCGACCGGCTCCCCGTAGTCGTCGTCGGCCAGGACCATGTCCCGGACCCAGAGTTCAAGGATGTCCTTAACGCCGCGTGGTCGGAGGGACTTGTCTATCGCCCTGGATACGTCCCCGACGACGACCTCCCGCTACTGTACAACCTCGCGTCTGTTTTCGTCTACCCTTCCCTATACGAGGGGTTCGGAATTCCGCCACTGGAGGCGATGCAATCGGGTACGCCCGTCGTCACGTCCGACCGCTCCTCGCTACCTGACGTCGTCGGTGACGCCGGCGTCACGGTCGACCCCACCGACCCCGACGCGCTCGCCGACGCCATCACACGACTGCTGACGGATTCGGACCTCGCGCAGACGTACCGGGAACGCGGACTTGCGCGAGCAGAACAGTTCTCATGGAAAAGTACGGCGCTCACCATCAGTGACGCGCTCAACAAGGTTCGACGCGACTGA
- a CDS encoding O-antigen ligase family protein, translating to MRPAYRHGIVSSTLLLPVTLFLGIILQEILVPLPGLISLALTLVTYGGYIVYTEEYRIGFLAAFATAATISADIPVLEETAAFAGPSVGSIFLIEIIAIPGIAYLLYDWREWDHVELLLTAYSVWAAISVVFGIGPAKAAGFWFAAYSFLGVISYAIFRRAIQRRIVSCTEAVSLFLFAGAGQGLIAALQLIHTANFGLTTLGEGANSSGVYISLFLYKVPIGTYISGFMSMSFELANYLVLLLPVIIAFAILKRQQRWSSIALGSAAVIAAVGVRVTMSDAARGGLIIALGVFIVALLAMRVDNRIVVAAVIPILPAFIRSTTSGQGVLVNQETSNPSTGPTAPENPTTTPTSPTGNPDPVNISIPFFDLSNLGVRLQQYIIGIQMFINHPLFGVGAANYQLVAMGYDAPYPPGGEFPYSIHSIYITLLAETGLPGFFLYTLAGASVVLGGLYYGVREQNVLLSGLACGLLGTFAFGSLDILQLYYPTAFVPIWAVAGIAGAICGGIHLPTPRGIFSR from the coding sequence ATGCGACCGGCCTACCGGCATGGGATTGTCTCTTCTACCTTGCTTCTCCCAGTAACACTTTTTCTCGGAATTATTCTCCAAGAGATACTAGTTCCACTGCCAGGACTGATAAGTCTCGCGCTGACGTTAGTTACGTACGGAGGATATATCGTATATACAGAGGAGTATCGAATTGGGTTTCTTGCTGCCTTCGCTACAGCAGCAACGATCTCCGCAGATATCCCAGTTCTGGAAGAAACTGCAGCATTTGCTGGACCGTCTGTCGGGTCAATCTTCCTCATCGAAATCATTGCGATACCGGGTATAGCGTACTTGCTCTATGATTGGCGGGAGTGGGACCACGTTGAACTCCTCCTTACAGCGTATTCAGTTTGGGCTGCGATTTCTGTCGTCTTCGGTATCGGCCCCGCAAAGGCGGCAGGGTTCTGGTTCGCTGCGTACTCATTCTTGGGAGTTATCTCGTATGCCATTTTCCGACGTGCGATTCAGCGTCGAATCGTCTCGTGCACCGAGGCTGTCTCGTTGTTCCTCTTCGCCGGCGCCGGCCAAGGACTCATTGCAGCTCTCCAATTGATTCACACGGCAAATTTTGGTTTAACTACGCTCGGAGAAGGAGCAAATTCAAGCGGAGTATATATATCATTATTCCTTTACAAAGTCCCGATTGGAACGTATATCAGCGGGTTCATGTCAATGTCATTTGAACTTGCGAATTATCTGGTCCTTCTCTTACCGGTGATAATAGCCTTCGCGATTTTGAAGCGGCAACAGAGATGGTCTAGTATCGCCTTGGGCAGTGCAGCGGTCATCGCAGCAGTGGGAGTCAGAGTGACAATGTCGGACGCTGCACGGGGAGGGCTGATTATAGCGCTCGGAGTGTTTATCGTAGCTCTTCTCGCAATGAGAGTAGATAATCGAATAGTCGTAGCGGCGGTAATACCGATATTGCCTGCGTTCATTCGGTCAACCACTTCCGGACAAGGGGTACTCGTCAATCAAGAAACGTCAAACCCGTCAACGGGCCCTACAGCCCCGGAGAATCCAACAACTACGCCGACATCCCCGACGGGAAACCCCGATCCGGTGAACATCAGTATTCCGTTCTTCGACCTCTCAAATCTCGGCGTTCGTCTCCAGCAGTATATCATTGGAATTCAAATGTTCATCAATCACCCGCTGTTCGGTGTCGGAGCGGCCAACTATCAGTTGGTAGCGATGGGTTACGACGCTCCCTATCCCCCGGGTGGGGAGTTCCCCTACTCAATACACAGCATCTACATTACCCTCCTCGCCGAGACCGGGCTTCCGGGATTCTTCCTGTATACTTTGGCAGGAGCATCGGTGGTTCTCGGGGGCCTATACTACGGAGTCAGGGAACAGAACGTTCTTCTAAGCGGGCTTGCATGTGGTTTACTCGGAACTTTCGCGTTCGGATCGCTGGATATTCTCCAGTTGTACTATCCTACAGCATTCGTCCCGATCTGGGCCGTAGCTGGAATTGCTGGCGCAATCTGTGGGGGAATACATCTACCTACACCAAGAGGCATATTCTCAAGATAA
- a CDS encoding glycosyltransferase family 4 protein produces the protein MASIGVLHPDLSTFGGGEVVCTHVLKSLEEDHDVELVTATPDVELTSLAAFAGVEPPRVSVRPVNSVISHIHRLRRDRFALAEIAVFNRAIRPLCDNYDLVVSTINELALPGDSVQYIHVPQFDRASVPGETDVNTPAYRTYNRVCRAIAGWDEREVTDSTLLANSDWTADVTRDIYGVRPRTVYPPVDVEAFSPIPWEDRENGFVSVGRLEQRKNVLELVRIVDAVRDRGFDIHMHVVGRHGDDDYWRCVSCAIDERPYVSYEGALEREQLLELLATHRFGLHGRRYEHFGMAVAEMVTAGMIPFVPDSGGQVEIVGRRDAVTFSTPHEAAEKIGRVLSGNQDPKALRESFLNPVSNFSVDRFQKRISAEVHRLLESTD, from the coding sequence ATGGCCTCGATCGGTGTTCTCCACCCTGATCTTTCCACCTTCGGCGGCGGCGAGGTCGTCTGTACGCACGTTCTCAAATCGCTTGAGGAGGACCATGACGTGGAACTCGTCACCGCCACCCCCGATGTCGAACTCACATCGCTCGCCGCTTTCGCGGGTGTTGAACCACCCCGCGTCTCGGTGAGGCCGGTCAATTCAGTCATCTCGCACATCCACCGACTACGCCGTGATCGCTTCGCGCTCGCGGAGATTGCCGTGTTCAACCGTGCGATCCGTCCGCTGTGCGACAACTACGACCTGGTCGTCAGCACGATAAACGAGCTAGCCCTCCCCGGTGACTCCGTGCAGTACATACACGTTCCACAGTTCGACCGGGCGAGTGTCCCCGGCGAGACCGACGTCAATACGCCCGCGTACCGCACGTACAACCGCGTCTGCCGCGCTATCGCGGGGTGGGACGAACGAGAGGTCACGGACAGCACGCTACTCGCGAACTCTGACTGGACTGCGGACGTGACGCGCGATATCTACGGAGTTCGACCACGGACGGTCTACCCGCCAGTGGACGTCGAGGCGTTCTCGCCGATTCCGTGGGAGGACCGTGAGAACGGGTTCGTCTCCGTCGGCCGACTCGAACAACGGAAGAACGTCCTCGAACTCGTTCGTATCGTTGACGCCGTACGCGACCGTGGGTTCGACATCCACATGCACGTTGTCGGCCGGCACGGCGACGACGACTACTGGCGGTGTGTCTCGTGCGCGATTGACGAACGGCCCTACGTCTCCTACGAGGGTGCGCTAGAACGCGAACAACTCCTGGAGTTGCTCGCTACCCACCGGTTCGGTCTCCACGGCCGCCGCTACGAACACTTCGGGATGGCGGTCGCCGAGATGGTCACTGCCGGTATGATCCCTTTCGTCCCCGACTCCGGCGGACAGGTCGAAATCGTCGGCAGACGGGACGCCGTCACCTTCTCCACTCCTCACGAGGCTGCTGAGAAGATCGGACGCGTCCTGTCAGGCAACCAAGACCCCAAGGCGCTCCGCGAGTCATTCCTAAATCCGGTCTCTAACTTCTCCGTAGACCGGTTCCAAAAGAGAATTTCTGCTGAAGTTCACCGACTACTTGAGTCTACCGACTAA
- a CDS encoding glycosyltransferase, which yields MPTVFTYNQHPAYLYLLSHVDAEFVVVGEWGVDTRSHPDNVRFIDSCEADEYAGYADVWLSHLITPDLARFAQMGRRIGWPDKLVQIMHGRSDRVGHLRSPLARAGYRAAKQAVIPVLWAVGRTLDIEYVYISDYVADSWRIGGHTIYPAVLPELYEGGQTDGEDYALVVGNELHRGHFEFDILQQVIGRRDVRVCGANPQLVTEPGRVSWGELKRQYRNANCYVNLLQPPENSFNLATLEAIGSGTPIVTLQHPESVFENGVTALVCETAEEVVEAMDRLRDDEALAKRLRTNAHQLAAETFDMERFQRSWRAVLSA from the coding sequence ATGCCTACGGTGTTTACATATAACCAGCACCCCGCGTACCTCTACCTTCTCTCCCATGTCGACGCGGAATTTGTCGTCGTCGGGGAGTGGGGTGTGGACACGCGTTCCCACCCGGACAACGTACGGTTTATAGACTCCTGTGAGGCAGACGAGTACGCCGGCTACGCGGACGTCTGGCTTTCGCACCTCATCACGCCAGACCTCGCCCGTTTCGCGCAGATGGGACGGCGAATCGGCTGGCCCGACAAGCTCGTACAAATCATGCACGGACGCTCAGACCGCGTCGGCCATCTCAGGTCCCCTCTCGCTAGAGCCGGGTATAGAGCCGCAAAGCAGGCGGTCATCCCGGTTCTCTGGGCGGTAGGTCGAACTCTGGACATCGAGTACGTTTACATTAGCGACTACGTCGCCGACTCTTGGCGAATAGGTGGGCACACGATATATCCAGCCGTGCTCCCTGAACTGTACGAAGGGGGACAGACAGATGGAGAGGACTACGCGCTCGTGGTCGGGAATGAACTCCACCGCGGGCACTTCGAGTTTGACATCCTCCAGCAGGTCATTGGGCGACGGGATGTCCGAGTCTGTGGCGCGAACCCGCAGCTGGTCACGGAGCCTGGCCGGGTGTCGTGGGGGGAATTGAAACGGCAGTACCGGAACGCGAATTGTTACGTGAACCTCCTGCAGCCGCCGGAGAATTCGTTCAACTTGGCGACGTTAGAGGCTATCGGGAGCGGTACGCCGATAGTGACGCTCCAACACCCAGAGTCCGTATTCGAAAACGGGGTGACTGCACTGGTCTGCGAGACTGCGGAGGAGGTAGTTGAGGCGATGGACCGACTCCGGGACGACGAGGCGCTCGCAAAGCGACTTAGAACCAACGCGCATCAGCTGGCCGCCGAGACGTTCGACATGGAGCGGTTTCAGCGGAGTTGGCGCGCCGTACTGTCCGCGTGA
- a CDS encoding oligosaccharide flippase family protein, protein MANRSTEGLSAHVFRYGLASALPAVLALVLLSLFTQAFTPSAFGRYSLALSAVTIASTVLTGWLDQSVLRFEPEQSRSVVGVVSVVVIGLSAAVVLLTTLAYPIVEPVLGAYADYYFAGVALLAATSLYNVYRAVHQSKLDSKIVLRIGVARAIVNAVAALALSFLLLHSIVGWLWGTALGTAIAATVLLWQADALSTLRGRFDLALARRMAVFGFPLIGWALAHNLLNFSDRFILELLRGSASVGVYSSNYTLAARAAGLAFGPMIQAIHPLVMNAWDGGTEEQLAADVFRYTRYLALVGVPIVAFSLVLSRPLTDFILDSQYAAGYLVVPLVTAGLFLWNLANVGHKPLEVGERSRTMLVGVCLALAVNIVLNFPLIQLYGYLGAALASLVGFALYPVFVYIVSRRFVAWRFPWRHCALAVMCSLVILAVYALVHSLGFSGLVVDLLLVLPTTAIYAALLVATGVVSQSELAHARTLLE, encoded by the coding sequence ATGGCTAATCGGTCGACTGAGGGTCTTTCAGCGCACGTCTTTCGATACGGACTAGCCAGCGCACTCCCCGCTGTCCTAGCTCTCGTCCTCCTCTCGCTCTTTACGCAGGCGTTCACCCCGAGTGCGTTCGGCCGGTACTCACTGGCACTGTCTGCAGTCACGATCGCCAGTACCGTTCTGACTGGCTGGCTCGACCAATCCGTCCTCCGGTTTGAACCCGAACAGTCCCGCTCGGTGGTTGGTGTCGTCTCCGTCGTCGTCATTGGTCTCAGCGCGGCCGTCGTCTTGCTCACCACCCTCGCATACCCAATCGTCGAACCCGTGCTCGGAGCGTACGCCGACTACTACTTCGCAGGCGTCGCCCTGCTCGCGGCGACAAGTCTCTACAACGTCTACCGTGCCGTCCATCAGTCGAAACTCGATTCGAAAATCGTTTTGCGCATAGGGGTTGCTCGCGCGATAGTGAACGCGGTCGCAGCACTCGCACTCTCGTTCCTGCTCCTGCACTCCATCGTCGGATGGCTCTGGGGAACCGCGCTTGGCACAGCAATCGCCGCTACAGTCCTGCTGTGGCAGGCCGACGCTCTATCCACACTTCGCGGCCGGTTCGACCTGGCATTGGCTCGGCGAATGGCCGTGTTCGGGTTCCCGCTCATTGGGTGGGCACTCGCGCACAACCTCCTCAACTTCTCCGACCGATTCATCCTCGAACTCCTCCGGGGGAGTGCGTCGGTCGGCGTGTACTCCTCGAACTACACGCTCGCCGCAAGAGCCGCCGGACTCGCGTTCGGCCCGATGATTCAAGCGATTCACCCACTCGTCATGAACGCGTGGGACGGCGGGACTGAGGAGCAACTCGCGGCGGACGTCTTTCGCTACACTCGCTACCTCGCGCTCGTCGGTGTTCCCATCGTCGCATTCTCACTGGTCCTTAGTCGCCCCCTCACGGATTTCATACTCGACTCGCAGTACGCCGCGGGGTATCTCGTTGTCCCACTGGTTACGGCCGGTCTCTTCTTATGGAACCTCGCGAACGTCGGTCACAAGCCACTCGAAGTCGGGGAGCGGTCGCGGACGATGCTCGTAGGAGTGTGTCTTGCCCTAGCCGTGAACATCGTGTTGAACTTTCCGCTCATTCAACTCTATGGCTACCTCGGTGCCGCCCTTGCGTCGCTCGTCGGGTTCGCCCTCTACCCCGTCTTTGTGTATATCGTCTCGCGGCGTTTCGTTGCGTGGCGGTTCCCATGGCGTCACTGCGCGTTGGCAGTGATGTGTTCATTGGTGATACTCGCCGTCTACGCTCTCGTGCACTCCCTCGGATTCAGTGGGCTAGTCGTGGACCTACTCCTCGTCCTCCCGACGACGGCCATCTACGCCGCGCTCCTCGTCGCAACCGGCGTCGTCTCTCAGTCGGAACTCGCTCATGCTCGAACCCTGCTGGAATGA
- a CDS encoding LamG-like jellyroll fold domain-containing protein, which produces MTETREATATLLAERPNAESALRSILAADENGTWTFDDVDVDSGLFGEIVAADIVEKQNEGYRVSDPAAVRAALDGEETTTSESITESGTASSLTMPSLSTPNIDRTAALALVGALVFLALVRLISISAVFREGTIVLSANDPYFYRYIVETVAAETSGPFDFGALASLPHRVTAGEPLLVVTLWFWTELLGGDAGASGVVLALYPVVAAVLTGALVYLATLRLTDDRRVGLATVLALALIPVHAYRTSLGFADHHAFDYFWLALTAAALVSLAVRTSRARDSRDGFGLDPGTALWAAVFGVAVAGQTLAWEAGPLLILPLGLVVVGWATTAVRVGRSPVQELGGVVGGLALAAVLTAGAHFALGWHGTTVAFAPAGLFVGAAAVVGVTELASRQGWSVRALAGGEVVAGVVVFGVLPFVVPQLGTELQSGIQFLLETEGIVETQSLVSADQGSLVGPLLSFGLLVLLGLPYAGWAVLRAAREYEPAWLAMATYAWYFLALSLIQLRFAGELSVFVAIFAGLGFVHLAAKIDAVRMPKPFAESESGRRAREPVNEAIGLERPERREAMSLMGLGLFAGSFSFVQIPVKTGQLLVPDGVYETAMWMREYSEEQGWEYPQNYVFSEWSWNRAYNYLVNGESESYGFAQRNYRNFQLSSKPVESYEKLRDRVGFVVLTETESSSKSLQARLYTHFGSETDATEALSHYRAVYARDGHRVFTLVPGATLVGVQGNTEKVTVETDVRIDGTEFTYRKTVESNPYGVYGATVPYEGTYRLPEGTVEVPSNAVTDGAELMGHDRDGILHFPFDLGEGNVAYSRVSTTTGRIVGARWSDDGVKGGALRFDSSKPSYVEVEMDIPQQFTFSFWVNPTELDINQENNYRELLTTPNGLPIALEENGRITFRIPGVTDEFFPAGSVPINKWTHIALTYDGQTRRIFIDGTQQAEDGVGGGSVAFGSPLRFGSPFSEESKRGFDGYLDEVRIFNRALSPQVIQQLASQ; this is translated from the coding sequence ATGACAGAGACGCGCGAGGCAACGGCCACCCTCCTCGCGGAGCGTCCAAACGCCGAGTCGGCGCTTCGCTCCATCCTCGCCGCCGACGAGAACGGCACGTGGACCTTCGACGACGTGGACGTCGACTCGGGACTGTTCGGCGAGATCGTGGCTGCGGATATCGTCGAGAAGCAAAATGAGGGTTACCGCGTCAGCGATCCCGCGGCGGTGCGGGCGGCGCTCGACGGCGAAGAGACGACAACGTCCGAGTCGATAACGGAATCAGGGACAGCGTCGTCGCTGACGATGCCTTCGCTATCGACTCCGAATATCGATCGAACCGCGGCGCTCGCACTTGTCGGGGCACTCGTCTTTCTCGCGCTCGTCCGACTCATCTCGATTTCGGCGGTGTTCCGCGAGGGCACTATCGTCCTCTCGGCAAACGACCCGTACTTCTACCGGTACATCGTCGAGACGGTGGCCGCGGAGACGAGCGGCCCCTTCGACTTCGGCGCGCTGGCGTCGCTGCCGCACCGCGTTACAGCAGGCGAACCTCTCCTAGTCGTGACGTTGTGGTTCTGGACGGAGCTACTCGGCGGCGACGCGGGCGCGTCGGGCGTCGTCCTCGCGCTCTACCCCGTCGTCGCTGCGGTGCTGACCGGCGCGCTGGTGTATCTGGCGACCCTTCGGCTGACCGACGATAGGCGAGTCGGACTCGCAACGGTGCTGGCGCTGGCGCTGATCCCCGTCCACGCCTACCGAACGAGTCTCGGGTTCGCCGACCACCACGCCTTCGACTACTTCTGGCTCGCACTGACCGCTGCGGCACTGGTGTCGCTCGCCGTACGGACGAGTCGCGCACGTGATTCGAGAGATGGCTTCGGTCTCGACCCGGGCACTGCACTTTGGGCAGCGGTCTTCGGCGTCGCAGTCGCCGGGCAGACGCTCGCGTGGGAGGCCGGACCGCTTTTGATTCTCCCACTGGGCCTCGTCGTTGTCGGCTGGGCAACCACGGCCGTTCGGGTGGGGAGGTCGCCGGTTCAGGAACTGGGCGGCGTGGTCGGCGGGCTTGCGCTCGCCGCTGTGCTGACCGCGGGTGCGCACTTCGCGCTCGGGTGGCATGGAACGACGGTAGCGTTCGCTCCGGCCGGGTTGTTCGTCGGCGCCGCGGCTGTGGTGGGCGTCACCGAGTTGGCGTCGCGGCAAGGGTGGTCGGTTCGAGCGCTTGCGGGCGGCGAAGTCGTCGCGGGCGTCGTCGTCTTCGGCGTATTGCCGTTCGTCGTCCCGCAGTTGGGGACCGAACTCCAGAGCGGGATTCAGTTCCTCCTCGAGACGGAGGGTATCGTCGAGACGCAGTCGCTCGTTAGCGCCGACCAGGGGTCGCTTGTCGGCCCGTTGCTTTCGTTCGGCCTTCTGGTTCTCCTGGGACTGCCATACGCCGGGTGGGCAGTGCTGCGGGCGGCTCGGGAGTACGAACCGGCGTGGCTCGCGATGGCGACATACGCGTGGTACTTCCTGGCGCTGTCGCTGATACAACTGCGATTCGCCGGTGAGCTGTCGGTGTTCGTCGCGATTTTTGCGGGGTTGGGCTTCGTCCACCTCGCGGCGAAGATCGACGCGGTTCGAATGCCGAAGCCGTTCGCTGAGTCGGAGTCGGGGCGGCGTGCTCGTGAGCCAGTGAACGAGGCAATCGGGCTGGAGCGCCCGGAGCGGCGCGAGGCGATGTCACTGATGGGACTGGGGCTGTTCGCCGGGAGCTTCAGTTTCGTCCAAATTCCAGTGAAGACTGGACAGTTGTTGGTTCCTGATGGAGTGTATGAGACGGCGATGTGGATGCGTGAGTACTCTGAGGAGCAGGGTTGGGAGTATCCCCAGAATTACGTGTTTAGCGAGTGGAGCTGGAACCGGGCCTATAATTATCTGGTGAACGGGGAGTCGGAGTCGTATGGATTTGCACAGCGAAACTACCGAAATTTCCAACTTTCAAGCAAACCAGTAGAGTCGTACGAAAAGCTACGTGACAGAGTAGGCTTCGTCGTCCTGACCGAAACGGAATCATCGTCTAAATCACTGCAGGCGCGACTGTATACTCACTTCGGAAGCGAGACCGACGCCACTGAAGCCCTGAGCCATTACAGAGCCGTCTATGCTCGAGACGGACACAGGGTATTCACACTGGTCCCCGGAGCAACACTCGTCGGGGTTCAAGGGAATACAGAGAAAGTGACTGTCGAGACTGACGTTCGTATCGATGGCACTGAGTTCACATATCGAAAAACGGTTGAGTCCAACCCGTACGGTGTGTATGGCGCGACAGTGCCCTACGAAGGAACGTATCGCCTTCCGGAGGGGACTGTCGAAGTCCCATCGAACGCAGTGACAGATGGAGCTGAACTCATGGGACACGACAGAGACGGTATTCTCCACTTTCCGTTCGACCTCGGCGAGGGTAACGTTGCGTACAGCCGAGTCAGTACGACGACGGGACGCATCGTCGGTGCTCGGTGGAGTGACGACGGCGTGAAAGGTGGTGCGTTGCGGTTTGACTCATCAAAGCCCTCCTACGTAGAGGTGGAGATGGACATTCCCCAGCAGTTCACCTTCAGCTTCTGGGTCAACCCGACGGAACTCGATATCAACCAGGAAAATAATTACCGAGAGCTTCTCACAACGCCGAATGGACTTCCTATTGCACTTGAAGAGAACGGCCGAATCACCTTTCGTATTCCTGGCGTGACTGATGAATTCTTCCCAGCAGGTAGTGTGCCGATTAACAAATGGACACACATAGCCCTAACGTACGACGGGCAGACGAGGCGGATTTTCATTGACGGAACGCAGCAGGCAGAGGACGGTGTTGGCGGTGGCTCGGTGGCGTTCGGCAGTCCGCTTCGGTTCGGCAGTCCGTTTTCTGAGGAGAGCAAACGAGGGTTCGATGGATATCTCGATGAAGTACGTATATTCAACCGGGCGCTTTCTCCCCAAGTCATCCAGCAGTTAGCATCACAATGA